The following nucleotide sequence is from Candidatus Cloacimonadota bacterium.
TCTTCCTTGTAAAACTAAAATATTGGAATCATTATGTTCCCGTGAAAGTCGTGCTAATTGGATCGAATCACAGAGAGCAGCTCGAATTCCTTTTACTTTGTTGGCAACGATACTCATTCCGAGTCCGCTTCCGCAAATCAGGATTCCTCTCTCACAATTTCCTTTGCTTACTTCTTCAGCAGCTTTGAAACCTGTATCAGGATAATCCATCGATTCCAGACTGTGTGTTCCGAAATCGAAAATTTCATGTTCGGATAAGAATTCTTTTATTGCTTCTTTTAATTCAAATCCGGCATGGTCTGATGCTATCACTATGCTTTTCATATTATAGCTTTATGCTGAAAATCTTGCTCTCATCATCCTGCATAGAAATCCCGTAAACCCTGTCTGCATTCCTTACAGTGTATTCATTGTGGGATATAAGCAGGAATTGCGTGTCTTTTGTACTCTTTATTAAATTAGAAATCTTTTCTGCATTTTCCTTGTCCAGAGCTGCATCTATTTCATCCAGAATGTAGA
It contains:
- the rpiB gene encoding ribose 5-phosphate isomerase B; this translates as MKSIVIASDHAGFELKEAIKEFLSEHEIFDFGTHSLESMDYPDTGFKAAEEVSKGNCERGILICGSGLGMSIVANKVKGIRAALCDSIQLARLSREHNDSNILVLQGRLISKYLAKEIIQTWLSTEFSKGRHIPRLEKIKKYEKLPQD